The following nucleotide sequence is from Toxoplasma gondii ME49 unplaced genomic scaffold asmbl.245, whole genome shotgun sequence.
CTAAGAAAGCAATTTGCCGGAAAAGAAAATTCAAGATACAAGTATCGATGTTCGTCTACGTCGTCGCTGTAAAGTTAGGTTCAATTCACTGTGTATTTTTTGTGTGAAGATTTGAGAAAAGTAGCAAACATTTAAGCGGCTGAAGTAAACACCACGGCATCACAGTAATAAATCTTGAAGAATAAATAATAAGAAGGGAATGCCCATCTAGGTATCGGATAATTACCGTTGCAACAATCTTGGAAATTAATTTACTTCTGGAATACTTCTTCAAATTCTGTTTTAGAGAACCGTCGGTTGCTGGATTTAGTCGTCCAACCTTCTCTTTTCTATCGGAATAAATTAGTCAGTTGTTATTACTTATTCGTAGTAATTTATTCCAAATTTAAGATCATCGTCTTTTCTGACAATGTATTCGCGTTGAAGAAATATGCCATAGAGATGGACAAACCATTCTTATATGGTGAAACAGGACAGAATGAACGTATGAAAATCTTGCAAAATTTCCAGTATAATCCGAAAGTGAACACAATTTTCGTATCAAAGGTTTGCTCGAAATAATTCAATTGATATTAGAATTTAAAAGCCAATTCCATAGTTCGAAATGACAAGAAAATCTGATAACGAAGATAACGAAGAAATGAAATGAAATGATACTTGGATAGCAACAATATTTAACAGTTGTATCACTATAACTACAAATGAGTAAATTCACGTGCCCGACCGAATTTTATGCTCTTGCAGGTTGCAGACACATCTTTCGATCTGCCTGAAGCAAATGTTTTGATCCAAATTTCCGCACAAGGCGGTTCTAGAAGACAAGAAGCACAGCGATTAGGACGCATATTGCGAGCCAAGAAAAATTCAGGCGATGGATTCAATGCATTCTTCTATTCATTGGTTTCGCAGGTAACATTTTTAATCTTTTCTAAttttttgtgtgtctgtgttctACTATGTTTTTTCAGGATACTGTTGAAATGAGTTACTCACGCAAACGACAACGTTTCCTAGTGAATCAGGGTTACGCTTATAAGGTTTGTATCGTCATGTCGGTTATGTCGAATGAAATTATTTTAAGGACAAAAAAAAAAGACCAAAAGTTCCCATTCATTACTTGTGAAAAAAAAAATCTTTATATATTTTAAATAGGTCGTAAACCGACTACCGGGAATGGAAAAAGAAACCTTGAAATTGGCCACAAAAGAATCTCAACTCCAATTACTGCAGCAGGTACTAGCCGCTTCGGATGCAGATGCTGAAGAGGAGGATATTAAAGAAGAAAATGTAGATGGTTCAAAAGAAATGAAAGTAAGTGCATTCTTGATATACTTCTTGAATCCGAGTTCATACTTGTAAAAGTTAGAAAAGTTTTTGTTTTATATAAGCTATTAATGTGCATGTCTCTTCATGTCTATCACTATTCGACTATAAGTTGGATTTAATTTCTCTACTAATTCTCGTGACTGGTTCTGTTTTCAAGATTCTTGCAGTATTAGTCATAAGCCCAAAAATACAAAAAGCCACGTCACTTCTTTTGTTTCAGATTGTTATCTTCACT
It contains:
- a CDS encoding TFIIH basal transcription factor complex helicase XPB subunit, putative (encoded by transcript TGME49_302450) translates to MSAEFYSYYLRAQIGRRLLLAVMNPNKFRICQFLIKYHEQRNDKIIVFSDNVFALKKYAIEMDKPFLYGETGQNERMKILQNFQYNPKVNTIFVSKVADTSFDLPEANVLIQISAQGGSRRQEAQRLGRILRAKKNSGDGFNAFFYSLVSQDTVEMSYSRKRQRFLVNQGYAYKVVNRLPGMEKETLKLATKESQLQLLQQVLAASDADAEEEDIKEENVDGSKEMKVKGSFSSFSGSNSISYTQKTRTVKDEDRHPLFRRFRAFK